Proteins encoded by one window of Salvia splendens isolate huo1 chromosome 5, SspV2, whole genome shotgun sequence:
- the LOC121803851 gene encoding E3 ubiquitin-protein ligase RNF185-like, with protein sequence MHMDAAEEEEEGGETAGFECNICFGLAEDPVITRCGHLHCWPCLYEWLRFHSQCHECPVCKALIRDEELIPLNGRGGATFHRRRRPPAQMPRAVRVRFREFSGLNGYGSFGGGNEEVEEGVLNSSVLYNCSWVAIR encoded by the exons ATGCATATGGatgcggcggaggaggaggaggagggcggCGAAACCGCCGGCTTCGAGTGCAATATTTGCTTCGGATTAGCTGAAGATCCGGTGATCACCCGCTGCGGCCATCTCCATTGCTGGCCGTGCCTCTACGAATGGCTCCGATTCCACTCGCAATGCCACGAATGCCCCGTTTGCAAGGCCTTAATCCGAGATGAGGAGTTGATTCCGCTCAATGGAAGGGGCGGCGCCACGTTTCACCGTCGTCGTCGGCCGCCGGCGCAGATGCCTAGGGCTGTAAGGGTCCGGTTCCGTGAATTTTCTGGTTTGAATGGGTATGGTTCGTTTGGTGGGGGCAATGAGGAGGTTGAAGAGGG GGTGTTAAATTCTTCTGTTTTGTATAATTGTTCATGGGTTGCTATACGTTGA
- the LOC121802375 gene encoding putative calcium-binding protein CML19: MEAVKCFFSFSPKKQASSIKPKSKSASTSGSERSSMSREEEEMREVFRRFDSDSDGKISAAEIRGHLESVGEYMSCEEAEGIICHLDSDNDKLVDMEDFLRMMGGGQEEEDLIAAFGVYEWEGTGRITARSLQRVLGQLGDPRSYDECVAMIGVFDSEGEGGIGFHQFQQMMTPTPASTS, translated from the coding sequence ATGGAAGCTGTGAAATGCTTCTTCTCATTCTCTCCCAAGAAGCAAGCCTCCTCCATCAAGCCCAAATCGAAGTCCGCTTCGACCTCGGGCTCGGAGAGGAGCTCTATgtcgagagaggaggaggagatgaGGGAGGTGTTCCGCCGCTTCGACAGCGATAGCGACGGGAAGATCTCAGCGGCGGAGATCCGGGGGCATCTGGAGTCGGTGGGGGAGTACATGTCGTGTGAGGAGGCGGAGGGGATCATCTGCCATCTGGATTCGGACAATGACAAGCTGGTGGACATGGAGGATTTCCTGCGGATGATGGGAGGGGGGCAGGAGGAGGAGGATTTGATAGCGGCATTTGGGGTATATGAATGGGAGGGGACGGGTCGGATCACGGCGCGGAGCCTGCAGCGGGTGCTGGGGCAGTTGGGGGATCCGAGATCGTATGATGAGTGCGTGGCAATGATTGGGGTGTTTGATTCGGAAGGGGAAGGGGGAATCGGGTTTCATCAGTTCCAACAAATGATGACGCCTACGCCTGCATCCACTTCCTAA
- the LOC121804728 gene encoding GDSL esterase/lipase At1g54790-like: MASTFQHLTFLMIIIIFCAPATAVDFSYPAVFNFGDSNSDTGNLVAGMTEHLEPPNGQAYFQKPSGRFCDGRLIIDFLMDAMDLPLLNPYLESIAAPIFRRGCNFAAAGATTLSPTPYSVCPFSFKIQVAQFLRFKAKAVDILTKSRRFDRYLPAQDYFQKALYMFDIGQNDLAGAFYSKTADQVLASIPIVLSEFEEGIEKLYNEGARDFWIHNTGPLGCLPQNIAKFGRDASKLDELGCVNSHNQASKLFNLQLHALCKKLQGQYQDANVTYVDIYTIKSNLIANYSRYGFEQALMACCGYGGPPLNYDIRVPCGETKVVNGTSVTAKGCNDSTEYISWDGIHYTEAANQYVASQILTGKYSDPPFADKMPFLLKLKF, from the exons ATGGCTTCTACCTTCCAACACCTCACCTTCCTCatgatcatcatcatcttctgtgCTCCAGCCACCGCCGTTGATTTCAGCTATCCGGCAGTTTTCAACTTCGGTGACTCCAATTCTGACACCGGCAACCTAGTGGCTGGCATGACCGAGCACCTCGAGCCGCCCAACGGCCAGGCTTACTTCCAGAAGCCCTCGGGACGGTTCTGTGATGGCCGCTTGATCATCGACTTTCTGA TGGATGCAATGGACTTGCCCTTGTTGAATCCATATTTGGAGTCAATTGCAGCGCCGATATTCAGAAGAGGGTGCAACTTTGCAGCTGCAGGCGCCACCACTCTTTCGCCAACGCCTTACTCAGTTTGTCCGTTTTCGTTCAAGATTCAAGTAGCTCAGTTTCTAAGGTTCAAGGCAAAAGCTGTGGATATCCTCACTAAAT CCAGGAGATTCGACAGGTACCTGCCGGCTCAGGATTACTTCCAGAAGGCGCTCTACATGTTCGACATAGGCCAAAATGATCTGGCGGGCGCCTTCTACTCCAAGACGGCCGATCAAGTTCTTGCTTCAATCCCAATAGTTTTATCAGAATTTGAAGAAGGAATTGAG AAACTGTACAACGAAGGAGCTAGAGATTTCTGGATTCACAACACCGGCCCCCTTGGCTGCTTGCCTCAAAACATTGCCAAATTCGGTAGAGACGCTTCGAAGCTAGATGAGCTTGGATGCGTCAACTCTCACAATCAAGCTTCAAAGCTTTTCAACCTGCAACTGCACGCTCTCTGTAAAAAGTTGCAGGGACAGTATCAAGATGCAAATGTCACGTACGTTGACATTTACACAATTAAGTCCAACCTCATTGCAAACTACTCTAGATATG GGTTCGAGCAGGCGTTGATGGCGTGCTGCGGATATGGAGGACCACCACTGAACTACGACATACGGGTTCCCTGCGGAGAGACCAAGGTTGTGAATGGGACTTCAGTGACGGCCAAGGGATGCAATGATTCTACAGAATACATAAGCTGGGATGGAATCCATTACACTGAGGCTGCAAATCAGTATGTTGCCTCACAGATTCTTACTGGAAAATACTCTGATCCACCCTTTGCTGACAAAATGCCTTTCCTTTTAAAGCTCAAATTCTGA
- the LOC121804726 gene encoding serine/threonine receptor-like kinase NFP isoform X2: MLGLQNQLKDSPSSCEAYVTYRVKSPYTDLGSISDLFGKSRAEIATATNLTSEDAPLIPNQLLLVPITCTSNGTHYFSNATYKIKKDDNLYAVQVKVFQNMTDYHVVEDMNPGLDPLNLTIGEEVIFPLFCKCPRESYKEKGIQFLTTYVWQPDDNTELVSAMFQTTASDIEMANNYRNFTAAVCLPVLIPEKTPILVQLFPSSASRGKSKFRSILIASSSALALIVLSGFVAFFFLSRKKKNLLDRNGSSLDASDLFAMYKASKDKKLEVKTIQDKLLPGVSGYLGMPIVYDINVILKETMNLSERYRIGGSVYKATINDQVLAVKKTRGATEEVQILQRVNHANLVKLMGVSSDNDGNFFIAYEYVENGSLDNWLSPKVSTSSSAVKSLVWSQRLVIALDVANGLHYMHEHTQPNIVHKDIRSSNILLDSNFRAKIANLSAARPATSSVMLNIDVFSFGVVLLELLSGKKVMETKDDGEVVMLWKEVNGILDIEDQRKERLRRWMDPNLERSYPIEDALSLTTLARACTSENSLERPTMGEVVFNLSVLSQSSPHMSEKSWVSKFETEEVSPVVTPVEAR; the protein is encoded by the exons ATGCTGGGTCTCCAGAACCAACTTAAAG ACTCGCCGTCATCGTGTGAGGCTTATGTTACATATCGTGTTAAGTCCCCTTATACTGACCTTGGAAGTATATCTGATCTGTTTGGAAAAAGCAGAGCAGAGATAGCAACAGCCACTAATCTAACATCGGAGGATGCTCCACTAATTCCGAATCAGCTGTTGTTGGTGCCAATCACCTGTACCTCAAACGGGACGCACTATTTCTCCAATGCTACATATAAGATAAAGAAGGATGACAACTTATACGCAGTTCAAGTGAAGGTTTTCCAGAATATGACCGACTATCATGTGGTTGAAGACATGAACCCAGGGTTGGATCCTCTCAATTTGACGATAGGGGAGGAAGTCATCTTCCCATTGTTCTGCAAGTGCCCCAGAGAGTCATACAAAGAAAAGGGAATTCAGTTCCTCACTACTTACGTATGGCAGCCGGATGACAACACAGAGCTTGTGAGTGCTATGTTCCAGACGACGGCTTCAGATATTGAGATGGCGAACAACTACAGGAATTTCACTGCTGCAGTTTGTCTTCCTGTGTTGATTCCAGAGAAGACGCCGATTCTTGTGCAGCTTTTTCCATCTTCAGCTTCGCGTGGTAAATCAAAATTCCGGTCGATTCTAATAGCTAGTTCGAGTGCTCTGGCTTTGATTGTTTTATCAGGGTTTGTGGCGTTCTTCTTTCTCTCGCGCAAGAAAAAGAACTTGTTGGACCGAAATGGTTCTTCTCTGGATGCATCGGATCTTTTTGCAATGTATAAAGCCTCCAAAGACAAGAAATTAGAGGTGAAGACGATACAGGACAAGCTGCTTCCGGGAGTATCGGGCTATCTTGGCATGCCGATAGTATATGATATAAATGTGATTCTGAAGGAAACTATGAACCTGAGTGAACGGTACAGAATTGGAGGGTCGGTCTACAAGGCTACAATCAACGACCAGGTTCTTGCTGTGAAGAAAACACGTGGTGCAACGGAGGAAGTCCAAATATTACAGAGAGTGAATCATGCAAATTTGGTGAAGTTGATGGGAGTTTCCTCTGATAATGATGGTAACTTCTTCATAGCCTATGAATACGTCGAGAACGGATCATTGGACAATTGGCTCTCCCCGAAGGTGTCAACTTCTTCTTCCGCAGTTAAATCTCTTGTTTGGAGTCAACGGCTCGTTATAGCTCTAGATGTTGCCAATGGTCTTCACTACATGCATGAGCATACTCAACCAAACATTGTTCACAAGGATATCAGGTCGAGCAACATACTCCTCGATTCCAACTTTAGAGCAAAGATAGCAAATTTATCTGCAGCCAGACCAGCTACTTCATCTGTCATGTTAAACATTGATGTGTTCTCTTTTGGAGTCGTGCTCCTGGAGTTGCTCTCGGGAAAGAAAGTCATGGAAACGAAGGATGATGGTGAAGTTGTGATGCTGTGGAAAgaagtgaatggaatattggaTATTGAAGATCAAAGGAAAGAGAGGCTAAGGAGATGGATGGATCCAAATTTGGAAAGGTCCTACCCCATTGAAGACGCTCTAAGCTTGACAACTTTGGCTAGAGCTTGTACGTCGGAGAATTCGTTGGAGAGACCAACAATGGGGGAGGTCGTCTTCAACCTCAGTGTACTCAGTCAATCATCTCCTCATATGAGTGAAAAATCTTGGGTTTCCAAGTTCGAAACTGAGGAAGTCTCCCCTGTTGTCACTCCAGTCGAAGCTCGTTGA
- the LOC121804726 gene encoding pentatricopeptide repeat-containing protein At5g66631-like isoform X1, which translates to MYSTSIYTASAFCKNFTLQACYFSWGARNMSKMSLYLQRAKIIDSIRLCLRSNAPDSSLITILRSPTLDSFVVANALRSAPSPLTALHLIENLKKIETFSHMQETLHALAKILAKSGQTRKLGALIDAINAGKFTNVAYASFMDRMRWYAAAGDLTEVNGVWHEWRRTLDKHPCTESYNIVMKLFVEKGMDAEAVKVFCRMVEEGALPNCRTYTVIIQHLVKFEKLDSALKLFKMLPLMRIRRTLMQYSMLVEAFTSANKLEVVKILLNEMRADGILPGRAMLMSLEVMKEAGYDEEADELIKEMMPDERIKTICYSLVSNEDDVDDEDEGASGLCGVEKDEVQLKPWLDPAALASALKHWEDEEVAVLEAANIMWTSRLVCKLIRNFKSPETAWEFFCWVARQPGFVHDIYTVSRMIAKLARHGCLQLVEQLLFKIKREGMLLSFSTIRLIIDSYGFSRRGDAALEIFQNVRTICGPLSQNSQLILYSSLLRTLAKCQMNSEAFDILEEMMLRGVCPDVQTFSGLMHHYALQGDIKTVQRIFAMVRQCDLEPDAYMYKILICAYCKCERASLALKIFEDMRNSQLMPDAATKQTLVKSLWKEGKIREAARVEEMTEEAVDNLPLALPGHLYTVSNADLIMVYRLYSGCFTDCPRKEIRETESVVSA; encoded by the coding sequence ATGTATTCCACCTCAATATACACTGCATCAGCCTTCTGCAAGAATTTCACTCTACAAGCATGCTATTTTTCGTGGGGCGCCAGAAACATGAGCAAAATGTCTCTGTATCTCCAAAGGGCAAAAATCATTGATTCGATAAGACTCTGTCTCCGTTCCAATGCTCCGGATTCGTCTCTCATTACCATATTGAGGAGTCCTACTCTTGACTCGTTTGTCGTCGCCAATGCTCTCCGGTCGGCTCCCTCGCCTCTTACCGCTCTGCATTTGATCGAAAATCTTAAAAAGATCGAAACTTTTTCTCACATGCAAGAGACCCTCCACGCATTGGCCAAGATTCTTGCTAAATCTGGACAGACGAGGAAACTAGGAGCGTTGATTGACGCCATAAATGCTGGAAAGTTCACAAACGTGGCCTATGCAAGTTTCATGGATAGGATGCGGTGGTACGCTGCTGCAGGTGATCTGACTGAGGTCAATGGCGTTTGGCATGAGTGGCGAAGAACATTGGACAAGCATCCTTGCACCGAGTCATACAACATTGTGATGAAGCTCTTTGTGGAGAAGGGCATGGATGCAGAGGCTGTCAAGGTGTTTTGTAGGATGGTTGAGGAAGGCGCCCTTCCGAACTGCAGAACGTATACAGTGATCATTCAGCACCTCGTGAAGTTTGAGAAACTAGATTCAGCCTTGAAACTCTTTAAAATGCTGCCTCTTATGAGAATTAGGCGTACGTTGATGCAGTATTCTATGTTGGTTGAAGCTTTTACTAGTGCTAACAAGTTGGAAGTTGTGAAAATCTTGCTCAATGAGATGCGAGCTGATGGGATTTTGCCTGGTCGAGCAATGCTGATGTCGCTAGAGGTGATGAAAGAGGCTGGCTATGATGAAGAGGCTGATGAACTGATTAAGGAAATGATGCCTGATGAGAGGATAAAAACTATATGCTATTCCTTAGTCAGCAACGAGGATGATGTTGATGACGAGGATGAGGGAGCTTCTGGTCTTTGTGGTGTTGAAAAGGATGAAGTACAGTTGAAACCTTGGTTGGATCCAGCTGCTTTGGCGAGTGCATTGAAACATTGGGAAGATGAAGAAGTGGCTGTGCTAGAAGCTGCAAACATTATGTGGACAAGCCGCCTGGTTTGCAAATTAATTAGGAACTTCAAATCACCTGAAACAGCATGGGAGTTCTTCTGCTGGGTGGCTCGTCAGCCTGGATTCGTTCATGATATATACACAGTGTCGAGGATGATTGCCAAGTTGGCTCGCCATGGATGCTTACAACTGGTTGAACAGCTGCTGTTTAAGATAAAGCGAGAAGGCATGCTATTGTCGTTCAGCACCATTAGATTGATTATTGACTCTTATGGATTCTCGAGAAGGGGCGATGCAGCTTTAGAGATTTTCCAAAATGTCAGAACAATTTGTGGTCCACTGTCACAAAATAGTCAGCTTATTCTGTATTCGTCGCTCTTGAGGACATTAGCAAAGTGCCAGATGAATAGTGAAGCCTTTGATATACTTGAGGAGATGATGCTGCGCGGGGTTTGCCCGGATGTGCAGACATTTTCTGGGTTGATGCATCATTATGCGCTTCAAGGAGATATCAAGACTGTGCAGAGAATCTTTGCCATGGTGAGACAGTGTGATTTGGAGCCGGATGCTTACATGTACAAGATTCTCATCTGTGCTTATTGCAAGTGTGAAAGAGCTTCTCTTGCTCTGAAGATTTTTGAGGATATGAGGAACTCGCAATTGATGCCTGATGCTGCTACTAAACAAACACTTGTGAAGAGTTTGTGGAAGGAGGGAAAGATCCGAGAGGCAGCTCGAGTGGAAGAGATGACTGAGGAAGCCGTGGACAACTTGCCACTTGCTTTGCCAGGACACTTGTACACTGTTAGCAATGCAGATCTTATAATGGTGTACAGATTATACTCCGGTTGTTTTACAGATTGTCCCAGAAAAGAAATTCGTGAGACGGAATCAGTTGTGTCAGCATGA